From the genome of Sphingobacterium kitahiroshimense, one region includes:
- a CDS encoding protein-disulfide reductase DsbD domain-containing protein encodes MKKLTLLIAVLFFAISGAVAQIHDPVKWTVASKKLNDKEAVIFIKATIQDGWHIYSQNVGENGPIPTSFTFPASKDYALNGKTAEPKAATKYEEVFKMNVGYFKKEVIFQQKVKLNKGTTTVKGSVEYQACDKTQCLPPTDYAFSVAIK; translated from the coding sequence ATGAAAAAATTAACATTACTAATAGCAGTACTATTTTTTGCTATTTCAGGAGCAGTAGCTCAAATCCACGATCCTGTTAAATGGACTGTTGCTTCAAAAAAATTAAATGATAAGGAAGCAGTTATCTTTATCAAAGCCACTATTCAGGACGGTTGGCACATTTATTCTCAAAATGTCGGTGAAAATGGTCCTATACCAACCTCATTTACGTTCCCTGCATCTAAAGATTACGCGCTAAACGGTAAAACAGCTGAACCTAAAGCAGCAACAAAATACGAAGAAGTCTTTAAAATGAATGTAGGCTACTTTAAAAAAGAGGTAATTTTTCAGCAAAAAGTAAAATTAAATAAAGGAACAACAACTGTAAAAGGAAGTGTAGAATACCAAGCTTGCGATAAAACACAATGTCTTCCACCAACAGATTATGCATTTTCTGTAGCAATCAAGTAA
- a CDS encoding biotin--[acetyl-CoA-carboxylase] ligase — translation MQNNTFSGLIIGQNVITVDRVASTNDYFKENLSKFKPQDEGSAILAVEQFAGKGQRGNIWKSEPGKNIITSILIYPHFLRIDQQFTLSCAICLGIFNWLKTKTNQKVQIKWPNDIYVNDQKIVGVLIENTIKGNKIATSIIGIGININQTSFGDTQHITSLKSITKQEKPYYIRSLATELYQFLDIEYKRLKNQDQDQQLLAFNQNLFRRNEMKRYIVNKTKIEGKIIQVLSNGLLQIQIANDIKEFNLQEIKYVL, via the coding sequence TTGCAAAATAACACATTTTCAGGACTTATTATCGGTCAAAATGTAATTACTGTCGATCGAGTGGCATCCACAAATGATTATTTTAAAGAAAACTTGTCAAAATTCAAGCCACAGGACGAAGGTTCTGCCATTTTAGCAGTAGAACAATTCGCGGGGAAAGGTCAGAGGGGTAATATTTGGAAAAGCGAACCTGGTAAAAATATCATTACATCAATCCTCATTTACCCGCATTTTTTAAGAATAGATCAGCAATTTACCTTATCGTGCGCCATATGTCTCGGAATATTTAACTGGTTAAAAACAAAAACCAACCAAAAAGTGCAAATCAAATGGCCAAACGATATTTATGTTAATGACCAAAAAATAGTAGGTGTACTAATTGAGAACACGATAAAAGGAAATAAAATCGCAACAAGTATTATTGGGATCGGTATTAATATAAATCAGACGTCATTTGGCGATACCCAACATATTACCTCACTAAAATCGATCACCAAACAAGAAAAACCCTATTACATACGATCGCTAGCGACAGAACTTTATCAATTTTTAGATATAGAGTACAAACGGTTAAAAAACCAGGATCAAGATCAACAACTATTAGCATTCAATCAAAATCTTTTTAGAAGAAATGAGATGAAAAGATATATAGTCAATAAAACAAAAATTGAAGGGAAAATAATACAAGTACTTTCAAATGGCCTATTACAGATTCAAATCGCAAATGATATAAAAGAGTTCAATCTCCAAGAGATTAAATATGTCCTTTAA
- the rsfS gene encoding ribosome silencing factor encodes MDKNKSSELSTRLSEVVVYGMQEKKANEIVRLDLRNINSSVSDYFVICHADSHIQAQAIAKSVEDEVYKTFGQDPQYKEGQSLGEWLILDFVDVVVHIFKKEKRALYAIEDLWGDAQIQDFQSA; translated from the coding sequence ATGGATAAAAATAAAAGTTCAGAATTGTCAACGCGACTGTCAGAGGTGGTGGTATATGGAATGCAAGAGAAGAAAGCAAATGAAATAGTGCGATTGGATTTGAGAAATATTAACAGTTCTGTTTCCGATTATTTTGTAATTTGTCATGCAGACTCCCATATTCAAGCGCAAGCAATCGCGAAAAGTGTAGAAGATGAAGTCTATAAAACATTTGGTCAAGATCCACAATATAAAGAAGGCCAGAGTCTTGGCGAATGGTTGATACTTGACTTTGTAGATGTAGTTGTTCATATCTTCAAGAAAGAAAAAAGGGCACTGTATGCGATCGAGGATCTATGGGGCGACGCTCAAATTCAAGACTTTCAAAGTGCTTAA
- the ftsH gene encoding ATP-dependent zinc metalloprotease FtsH: MKKIPTGKITPKPPKFNVMWLSFALILVFFALQYVFSDNSAKKITYSEFESTILPTGDVERLEGTKKNDLVHIDVYIKKDRLKDEKYKNVAPGANALSLNPEVGPQYYFTEASADILASNLKAAQENLPAGTPRLSVSYEDRSNPWANYFVTFILPLVVMVLLWLFLMRRMNGGGAGGGGQIFNIGKSKAQLFDKESSINITFNDVAGLEEAKQEVMEIVDFLKNPRKYTNLGGKIPKGALLVGPPGTGKTLLAKAVAGEAQVPFFSLSGSDFVEMFVGVGASRVRDLFKQAKEKAPCIIFIDEIDAIGRARGKNSMMGGNDERENTLNQLLVEMDGFGTDSGVIILAATNRIDVLDSALLRPGRFDRQVSIDKPDLIGREHIFKVHLKPLKLSEEVDAKKLSAQTPGFAGAEIANVCNEAALIAARKNKTEIDMQDFQDAVDRVIGGLEKKNKIISPEEKKIVAYHEAGHAIAGWFLEHADPLVKVSIVPRGVAALGYAQYLPREQFLYTTEQLVDSLCMTMGGRVAEDITFGRISTGAQNDLERITKLAYAMVAIYGMNDKVGNVSFRDGSEQFHKPYSDKTAELIDSEVRNLITDVYARTKQLLLDKQEGLVAIAEKLLEKEILFQSDLEEILGKRPFDTKTTYDEFVNSGDGGGVPQTDLPLDVLPEEASSAEPKVGIKEEDNPNT, encoded by the coding sequence ATGAAGAAAATACCAACTGGTAAAATAACCCCAAAACCGCCCAAGTTTAATGTCATGTGGCTTAGTTTTGCTTTGATATTGGTTTTTTTTGCCCTACAATACGTTTTTAGTGATAATTCGGCTAAAAAAATCACGTACAGTGAATTTGAATCTACCATTTTACCAACAGGTGATGTAGAAAGATTAGAAGGTACTAAGAAAAATGATCTTGTACATATTGATGTTTATATCAAGAAAGATCGTTTAAAAGATGAAAAATATAAAAATGTGGCTCCAGGAGCAAATGCATTGTCATTGAACCCTGAAGTAGGCCCTCAATATTACTTTACTGAAGCTTCGGCTGATATTTTAGCTTCAAACTTAAAAGCGGCGCAAGAAAATCTTCCTGCAGGTACGCCGCGATTAAGTGTAAGTTATGAAGATCGTTCTAACCCATGGGCTAATTATTTTGTGACCTTTATTTTACCACTTGTTGTGATGGTATTATTATGGTTATTCTTGATGCGTCGTATGAATGGAGGTGGCGCTGGTGGTGGCGGTCAGATATTTAATATTGGTAAATCTAAAGCACAGCTGTTTGATAAAGAGTCTTCCATTAATATTACTTTTAATGATGTTGCAGGTTTAGAAGAAGCCAAACAAGAAGTAATGGAAATTGTGGATTTCTTGAAAAACCCGCGCAAATACACAAATTTAGGTGGTAAAATTCCTAAAGGAGCATTATTAGTTGGCCCTCCAGGAACCGGTAAAACGTTACTTGCAAAAGCTGTGGCAGGTGAAGCACAAGTTCCTTTCTTCTCATTATCAGGTTCTGATTTTGTTGAGATGTTTGTGGGTGTTGGTGCTTCTCGTGTCCGTGATTTGTTTAAGCAGGCAAAAGAAAAAGCACCATGTATCATCTTTATCGATGAGATTGATGCTATAGGCCGTGCGCGTGGTAAAAACTCCATGATGGGCGGTAATGATGAACGCGAAAACACTCTAAATCAGCTTCTTGTTGAGATGGATGGTTTTGGAACGGATTCAGGTGTTATTATTTTAGCAGCGACCAACCGTATTGATGTATTAGATAGTGCATTGTTGCGTCCAGGACGTTTTGATAGACAGGTTTCTATTGATAAACCCGATTTAATCGGTCGTGAGCATATTTTTAAAGTTCACTTGAAACCATTAAAGTTATCGGAAGAAGTTGATGCTAAAAAACTGTCTGCACAAACTCCGGGATTTGCTGGTGCAGAGATTGCCAATGTTTGTAATGAGGCGGCTTTAATTGCAGCACGTAAGAATAAGACAGAGATTGATATGCAAGATTTTCAAGATGCGGTAGATCGTGTTATTGGAGGTCTTGAGAAAAAAAATAAAATCATTTCACCAGAAGAGAAGAAAATTGTTGCTTACCATGAGGCCGGCCATGCGATTGCAGGTTGGTTCTTAGAGCATGCTGATCCATTGGTGAAAGTGTCTATCGTGCCTCGTGGAGTTGCTGCACTGGGATATGCGCAGTATTTACCAAGGGAACAGTTTTTATATACTACTGAGCAGTTAGTTGATAGTTTGTGTATGACGATGGGTGGCCGTGTAGCTGAAGATATTACATTTGGACGTATATCTACTGGTGCACAAAATGATTTGGAAAGAATCACAAAATTAGCATATGCTATGGTTGCTATCTATGGTATGAATGATAAGGTTGGTAATGTTTCATTCCGTGACGGATCTGAACAATTTCATAAACCTTATTCTGACAAAACGGCAGAGTTAATTGATTCTGAGGTACGTAATTTAATTACTGACGTTTATGCAAGAACAAAACAGTTATTGTTAGATAAACAAGAAGGTTTAGTTGCGATTGCCGAAAAACTATTAGAGAAGGAAATCTTATTTCAAAGTGATCTGGAAGAAATATTGGGAAAACGCCCTTTTGATACAAAAACAACGTATGATGAGTTTGTGAATAGTGGAGATGGTGGCGGTGTTCCGCAAACAGATCTTCCATTAGATGTGTTACCTGAAGAGGCGAGCAGCGCAGAACCAAAAGTAGGTATTAAAGAAGAGGATAATCCAAACACATAA
- a CDS encoding LutC/YkgG family protein, with translation MNVKNSSSKEQMLSKIRKALLEKTENPHPKFQKAPLYQEEDELVDVTFARELTAVGGKFLYCDGEIELIENLINLTEENNIKKIFTWEKGVQDLLNPYGFPIHTDEIEFDAADAGITSCEVMIARNGSIMVSNANASGRRLGIYPPIHIVIAKASQMVWDIKDALSYMQRRYGNEMPTMVSTVTGPSRTADIEKRLVLGAHGPKELYVLLLEDRF, from the coding sequence ATGAATGTTAAAAATAGCAGCAGCAAAGAGCAGATGCTTAGCAAAATAAGAAAAGCTCTGTTAGAAAAGACAGAAAATCCACATCCCAAATTTCAGAAGGCACCTTTATATCAGGAGGAAGATGAGCTTGTGGATGTGACCTTTGCACGCGAATTAACAGCAGTAGGGGGGAAGTTTTTGTATTGTGATGGCGAGATTGAACTGATTGAGAATTTGATTAATCTGACGGAGGAAAATAATATTAAAAAGATATTTACCTGGGAAAAAGGAGTTCAAGACCTTTTAAACCCTTACGGTTTTCCTATACATACGGATGAAATTGAATTTGATGCAGCCGATGCAGGGATAACTTCTTGTGAAGTTATGATTGCGCGTAACGGTAGTATCATGGTCAGCAATGCTAATGCATCAGGACGTAGATTGGGAATCTATCCGCCCATCCATATTGTTATTGCAAAAGCCTCGCAGATGGTCTGGGATATTAAAGATGCATTATCCTATATGCAGCGTCGCTACGGTAATGAAATGCCCACAATGGTTTCGACAGTCACTGGACCTTCCCGTACAGCAGATATCGAAAAACGCCTGGTCCTGGGGGCTCATGGACCAAAAGAATTATATGTTTTATTATTAGAGGATCGTTTTTAA
- a CDS encoding rhomboid family intramembrane serine protease — MIQEYLFLTPVASIIFALTVASSIYSFSNPQVLGEMMLHPYSIYRKKRIYTILTSGMVHKDWGHLLFNMITFYYFGFGLEKILIQVSDWGHLQFAIIYISSLILSDIPTIFQHKNNPGYYSLGASGAICAVLFSYIMFDPKMMLGIFMIIPMPAYIFAVLFLGYCIWASKNSKDGVNHDAHLFGAISGVIITLLLYPWIFKHFISQF, encoded by the coding sequence ATGATACAGGAATACCTTTTTTTAACTCCAGTTGCGAGTATTATCTTTGCTTTGACAGTGGCTTCAAGTATCTATAGTTTTTCAAATCCTCAAGTATTGGGAGAGATGATGTTACATCCTTATAGTATATATCGTAAAAAACGCATTTATACTATTTTAACCAGTGGCATGGTTCATAAAGATTGGGGGCATCTCCTTTTTAATATGATCACATTTTATTATTTCGGATTTGGCTTAGAAAAAATATTGATCCAGGTCAGTGATTGGGGGCACCTTCAATTTGCAATCATTTATATTTCCAGTTTAATACTGAGTGATATTCCTACCATTTTCCAGCACAAAAATAATCCGGGCTATTATAGTTTAGGTGCTTCGGGAGCAATCTGTGCCGTTTTATTTAGCTATATCATGTTTGATCCTAAAATGATGCTCGGTATCTTTATGATCATTCCAATGCCAGCTTATATATTTGCCGTACTTTTTCTTGGTTACTGTATTTGGGCATCTAAAAATTCAAAAGACGGTGTCAACCACGATGCGCATTTATTTGGAGCAATCTCTGGAGTGATTATTACCTTGTTGCTCTATCCATGGATTTTTAAACATTTTATAAGTCAATTTTAG
- a CDS encoding YifB family Mg chelatase-like AAA ATPase, whose translation MLTKTYSSAVYGIEATSVAVEVNITAGTRYYIVGLPDNAVKESLQRIESAIVSCGLRMPRQKIVVNLAPADIRKEGSAYDLAIATAILASSNQINADKLTDYLILGELSLDGKIQAIKGVLPIAIQALKDNFKGIILPNTNAREAAIVSNLKIFGVDNLTEVVDFFNDKYDLKPTAINIEEEFLNKIDHAETDFGDVRGQENIKRALEIAASGGHNVILIGPPGAGKTMLAKRLATILPPLTIEESLETTKIHSVAGQLLAKESLMTTRPFRSPHHTISDVALVGGGATPQPGEISLSHNGVLFLDELPEFKRTVLEVMRQPLESRNITISRAKFSVDYPASFMLIAAMNPCPCGYYNHPEKECICGSNTVQRYLSKISGPLLDRIDLHVEVTPVAFKELVSNETSEKSIVVRQRVIAARKIQNERFKQYSEIHNNAQMSSTQVRERCQIDQQGTQLLKVAMEKLGLSARAYDRILKVARTIADMEQETNIQNHHLAEAIQYRSLDRENWAG comes from the coding sequence ATGTTAACAAAAACCTATAGTAGTGCAGTATATGGCATTGAAGCCACGAGTGTAGCTGTTGAAGTAAATATCACAGCAGGAACAAGATATTATATTGTTGGATTGCCCGATAATGCTGTCAAAGAAAGTTTACAGCGCATAGAAAGTGCCATTGTGTCTTGCGGTCTTCGCATGCCCAGACAAAAAATCGTTGTCAATCTTGCCCCAGCAGATATTCGCAAAGAAGGCTCAGCTTATGATCTTGCAATTGCGACAGCAATACTGGCTTCGTCTAATCAAATTAATGCGGACAAATTAACGGATTATCTGATATTGGGAGAGCTATCACTAGATGGTAAGATTCAAGCTATAAAGGGAGTGTTACCAATCGCTATTCAGGCGCTTAAGGATAATTTTAAAGGAATTATTCTTCCGAATACAAATGCAAGAGAAGCCGCAATTGTATCAAATCTTAAAATATTCGGAGTTGATAATCTGACGGAAGTAGTGGATTTTTTTAACGACAAGTATGACCTTAAGCCAACTGCTATCAATATTGAAGAAGAGTTTTTAAACAAAATCGATCATGCTGAAACTGATTTTGGTGATGTTAGAGGTCAGGAAAACATTAAAAGAGCTTTAGAAATTGCGGCATCCGGCGGTCACAACGTTATTTTAATAGGTCCGCCAGGAGCAGGTAAAACAATGCTGGCAAAGCGATTAGCGACGATCTTACCACCATTAACAATAGAAGAATCATTAGAGACCACCAAAATTCACTCTGTTGCAGGACAGCTTTTAGCCAAGGAATCGTTGATGACAACTAGGCCCTTTCGGTCTCCCCATCACACCATTTCTGATGTTGCTCTGGTCGGGGGCGGCGCAACTCCTCAACCTGGAGAGATCTCATTATCACATAATGGTGTTTTATTTCTGGATGAACTTCCTGAGTTTAAAAGAACTGTACTTGAAGTGATGCGACAACCATTGGAGTCTCGGAATATTACAATCTCAAGAGCAAAATTTTCGGTCGATTATCCAGCAAGCTTTATGTTAATTGCTGCCATGAATCCATGCCCATGTGGGTATTACAATCATCCCGAAAAAGAATGCATATGTGGAAGCAATACCGTGCAACGTTATTTAAGCAAGATATCAGGACCACTACTGGATCGGATCGATCTCCACGTGGAAGTTACACCGGTAGCATTTAAAGAGCTTGTATCTAATGAAACATCAGAAAAAAGCATCGTGGTTCGACAACGTGTCATTGCTGCCAGAAAAATTCAAAACGAACGTTTTAAACAGTATAGTGAAATCCATAATAATGCTCAAATGAGCAGTACTCAGGTTCGTGAACGCTGTCAGATAGATCAGCAGGGAACACAGCTCCTTAAAGTTGCCATGGAGAAATTAGGTTTATCAGCAAGAGCATATGACCGCATCTTAAAAGTAGCTAGAACAATCGCCGACATGGAACAAGAAACCAACATCCAGAATCATCATCTCGCTGAAGCAATACAATATAGAAGCTTAGACCGCGAGAACTGGGCAGGATAA
- a CDS encoding YtxH domain-containing protein, whose protein sequence is MNDTSKVVVALLAGLAAGTALGILFAPDKGTETRDKLNESLADLGDAIRERAEEQFDQLNDFKEKIVSTLKTKINKGEEIFEDEITEHA, encoded by the coding sequence ATGAATGATACTAGTAAAGTAGTAGTGGCATTATTGGCAGGGTTAGCTGCCGGAACCGCTTTAGGAATTTTATTCGCACCTGATAAAGGAACAGAGACAAGAGACAAGTTAAATGAATCATTAGCAGATTTGGGAGATGCTATCCGTGAACGCGCAGAAGAGCAGTTTGATCAGCTAAATGACTTCAAGGAAAAAATAGTTTCAACCCTTAAAACAAAAATCAATAAAGGGGAAGAAATCTTCGAAGACGAAATAACAGAACACGCGTAA
- the trmB gene encoding tRNA (guanosine(46)-N7)-methyltransferase TrmB encodes MGKDKLRKFAEIGTFDNVVELDAGKALKGQWAKTHFKNDNPIVVELACGKGEYTVNLAKLFPEKNFIGVDYKGNRIWRGAKTAIEEGITNVGFLRIQIETILEYFAENEVSEIWITFPDPQPQDSREKKRLTNPTFLGRYKFVLNDGGFMNLKTDNDGFYNYTLEQIEILGLPKHVETADLYHSDLVDEVLSIKTYYEKKYLAVDKNINYVKWSFDQI; translated from the coding sequence ATGGGTAAAGACAAACTTAGAAAATTTGCAGAAATTGGTACTTTTGACAACGTCGTAGAACTTGATGCAGGTAAAGCGCTTAAAGGTCAATGGGCTAAAACGCATTTTAAAAATGATAATCCAATTGTTGTAGAGTTGGCTTGTGGAAAAGGTGAATATACTGTCAATTTGGCGAAGCTTTTCCCTGAAAAGAATTTTATTGGTGTTGACTATAAGGGTAACCGGATTTGGAGAGGAGCAAAAACTGCTATTGAAGAAGGTATTACTAATGTTGGATTTCTACGTATTCAGATTGAAACGATTTTAGAATATTTTGCAGAAAATGAAGTTTCCGAAATCTGGATTACATTCCCAGACCCACAACCGCAGGATAGCCGTGAGAAAAAAAGACTGACCAATCCAACTTTCCTAGGCCGTTATAAGTTTGTTTTAAATGATGGTGGATTTATGAACCTGAAAACTGACAATGATGGTTTTTATAATTATACTTTAGAACAGATTGAAATCTTAGGATTGCCTAAACATGTCGAAACAGCAGATTTGTATCATTCTGATTTAGTAGATGAGGTTCTGTCTATTAAAACATATTATGAGAAGAAATATTTGGCTGTTGATAAAAATATAAACTATGTTAAATGGTCATTTGATCAGATATAA
- a CDS encoding rhodanese-related sulfurtransferase, whose amino-acid sequence MAQYQTLLYYCYSPIADAEKFAADHLEFCKSLNLVGRIIVADEGLNGTVSGSPESCQAYMDALYADGRFNHTEFKIDDVTEPSFIKMHCRYKTEIVHSGLRDPKIIDPTQKTGIHLEPKDFMEMKDRDDVVVLDVRSNYEHNVGHFRNAVTLDIENFREFPEKVKELEKYKGKKILTYCTGGIKCEKASALLLAEGFEDVYQLHGGIIKYGKEAGGKDFDGKCYVFDNRVTVDVNSVNPVVVSKCKNCGKETPKMINCASPICNEHFTQCDECGEKLEGCCSTACQEDPLKRTYDGTGYYVKIPQPVNIEKISKRKHKNFPPKAQVEA is encoded by the coding sequence ATGGCACAATATCAAACTTTACTGTACTATTGCTACAGTCCTATCGCTGACGCTGAAAAATTTGCGGCAGATCATTTAGAATTTTGTAAATCATTAAATTTAGTTGGACGTATTATCGTTGCAGACGAAGGTCTTAACGGAACGGTTTCGGGTTCACCAGAGTCTTGCCAAGCGTATATGGATGCCCTTTATGCCGATGGAAGATTTAATCATACCGAGTTTAAAATAGACGATGTTACGGAACCATCTTTTATTAAGATGCACTGCCGTTACAAAACCGAAATTGTTCACTCGGGTTTACGGGATCCAAAAATTATTGACCCCACTCAGAAAACAGGAATACATCTTGAACCTAAAGACTTCATGGAAATGAAAGACCGAGATGATGTTGTTGTTCTTGATGTACGCTCTAATTATGAACATAATGTTGGTCATTTTAGAAATGCAGTTACTTTAGACATTGAAAATTTCAGAGAATTCCCTGAAAAAGTTAAAGAACTCGAAAAATATAAAGGCAAAAAAATCTTAACCTACTGTACTGGCGGTATCAAATGTGAAAAGGCATCAGCGCTATTACTTGCAGAAGGTTTCGAAGATGTCTATCAACTACATGGTGGTATTATCAAATATGGTAAAGAGGCCGGAGGTAAAGACTTCGATGGTAAATGTTATGTCTTTGATAACAGGGTTACTGTTGATGTCAACTCTGTAAATCCTGTTGTAGTTTCAAAATGTAAGAACTGCGGAAAAGAAACACCGAAGATGATTAACTGTGCCAGCCCAATCTGCAATGAGCATTTCACACAATGTGATGAATGTGGTGAAAAACTTGAAGGCTGTTGCTCAACAGCTTGCCAAGAAGATCCGTTGAAACGCACCTATGATGGTACAGGCTACTATGTTAAGATACCTCAACCGGTCAACATCGAAAAAATAAGCAAAAGAAAACATAAAAACTTTCCTCCTAAAGCGCAAGTTGAAGCATAA
- a CDS encoding DUF3820 family protein: protein MMNPEILTELVTVKMPFGKYQGYTLCNLPEPYLVWFHQKGFPPGKLGIQLGTLYEIKLNGLEYLLEPLKKK, encoded by the coding sequence ATGATGAATCCAGAAATACTTACTGAACTTGTAACCGTTAAAATGCCTTTTGGAAAATACCAAGGCTATACGCTCTGTAACTTACCCGAACCTTATCTGGTATGGTTCCACCAAAAAGGTTTCCCTCCAGGAAAGCTAGGTATTCAATTGGGTACATTATATGAGATAAAATTAAATGGACTCGAGTACCTACTAGAGCCATTAAAGAAAAAGTGA
- a CDS encoding glycosyltransferase family 2 protein, whose amino-acid sequence MYNNPTFSIITVVYNNVRDIEHTLKSVVSQTYKHVEYIVIDGLSTDGTLDVIEKYRSQVSVILSEKDKGIYDAMNKGLALATGDYVLFLNSGDELYSKETLANLAEVSEGADIIYGETFLINEQREIIGERRHKVPAYFNWKSFRYGMNICHQAIYIKRTIAEPYDLHYKLCADIDWVIKAAKKASIAVNAHQHVARYLVGGMSKQRHRESLKERYDIFQKYYGTIPNLFNHFIIGLKMIVYRIKNGNPED is encoded by the coding sequence ATGTATAATAACCCCACATTTTCCATCATTACAGTCGTTTACAATAATGTGCGGGATATTGAACATACCCTAAAATCTGTTGTGAGTCAAACCTATAAACATGTAGAATACATTGTTATTGACGGCTTATCTACAGATGGAACTTTGGATGTGATCGAAAAATATAGATCACAAGTATCCGTTATTTTATCCGAAAAAGATAAAGGGATTTACGATGCAATGAATAAAGGTCTAGCGCTGGCCACAGGTGATTATGTTTTATTTCTGAATTCTGGAGATGAGTTGTACAGTAAAGAAACATTAGCAAACCTTGCTGAAGTAAGTGAAGGAGCTGATATTATTTACGGTGAAACTTTCTTAATAAACGAACAGCGAGAAATAATTGGTGAACGTCGACATAAAGTTCCCGCATATTTTAACTGGAAAAGCTTTCGCTATGGCATGAATATCTGTCACCAGGCAATCTATATCAAACGCACTATTGCCGAGCCTTATGACTTACATTACAAATTGTGTGCAGATATAGATTGGGTCATCAAAGCTGCAAAAAAGGCATCTATAGCAGTAAATGCCCATCAGCATGTTGCACGTTATTTAGTTGGTGGAATGTCCAAACAAAGGCACCGCGAATCCTTGAAAGAGCGTTATGACATATTTCAAAAATATTACGGCACAATTCCCAATCTGTTCAACCATTTTATAATTGGACTGAAAATGATTGTTTACCGTATCAAAAATGGTAATCCCGAAGACTAA
- a CDS encoding glycosyltransferase yields MSKAPIILFVYNRPDHTLRTLKALENNNLASESELFIYADAAKNEQSKAAVEQVREIISRNWRFKAVTLTLRESNCGLAANVIDGVTKIVKQYGQVIVLEDDLVTSPFALQYFNDALELYRHQDQVMQISGYGYPVKDIETLPETFFFRVANSWGWATWDRAWNRFNSDINTLTDDFTAEQIHQFSIEGKENFWKQVKEFKAGKINSWAIRWYASVFKNNGLVLYPRNSLTQNIGNDGSGTHTAAETTYQVVLANKKITQFPQEIQEHAQAYQSIKYFYAHRKGSLLQRGIRFAKKKLNELKK; encoded by the coding sequence ATGTCAAAAGCTCCCATTATCTTATTCGTTTACAATCGACCAGATCACACTTTACGTACGTTAAAGGCACTGGAAAATAATAATCTGGCTTCCGAGTCTGAATTATTTATTTACGCGGATGCTGCTAAAAATGAGCAATCAAAGGCTGCAGTAGAACAAGTACGGGAAATTATCAGTAGAAATTGGAGATTTAAAGCTGTAACTCTTACTTTAAGGGAGTCAAATTGCGGATTAGCAGCAAATGTCATCGACGGTGTAACTAAAATTGTAAAACAATATGGTCAAGTGATCGTTCTAGAAGATGATTTAGTAACTTCCCCATTTGCTTTGCAATACTTTAATGATGCTCTAGAACTTTACCGACATCAAGATCAGGTCATGCAGATATCTGGCTATGGTTATCCCGTAAAAGATATTGAAACTCTACCTGAAACGTTTTTCTTTAGAGTAGCAAATAGTTGGGGCTGGGCAACATGGGATCGCGCTTGGAATCGTTTCAATAGCGATATTAATACCTTAACAGATGATTTTACTGCTGAGCAAATTCACCAATTTAGTATAGAGGGCAAAGAGAATTTTTGGAAGCAGGTGAAAGAATTTAAAGCTGGAAAAATCAACTCTTGGGCTATCCGCTGGTATGCATCTGTTTTTAAAAACAACGGATTAGTGCTCTATCCGCGAAATTCATTGACACAGAATATCGGTAATGATGGATCCGGAACACATACAGCAGCAGAGACGACCTATCAAGTTGTACTTGCGAATAAAAAAATAACACAATTTCCGCAAGAAATTCAAGAGCATGCCCAAGCTTATCAATCAATTAAGTATTTTTATGCCCATAGAAAAGGTTCGCTTTTACAAAGAGGAATCCGTTTTGCAAAAAAGAAACTCAACGAATTAAAAAAATAA